In one window of Synchiropus splendidus isolate RoL2022-P1 chromosome 15, RoL_Sspl_1.0, whole genome shotgun sequence DNA:
- the chrna2b gene encoding neuronal acetylcholine receptor subunit alpha-2 encodes MGHGHLFSTGTTTLCSLLLCHSVLCFDKTHSHAEDDLFKRLFAGYNKWSRPVPNISDVVIVKFGLSIAQLIDVDEKNQMMTTNVWLKQEWNDYKLRWTPSEYDNVTSIRVPSELIWVPDIVLYNNADGEFAVTHMTKAHLFHTGKIRWVPPAIYKSSCSIDVTFFPFDQQNCKMKFGSWTYDKAKIDLEKIENTVDLNNYWESGEWAIINAVGTYNTKKYDCCHEIYPDITYFFIIRRLPLFYTINLIIPCLLISCLTVLVFYLPSDCGEKITLCISVLLSLTVFLLLITEIIPSTSLVIPLIGEYLLFTMIFVTLSIVITVFVLNVHHRSPSTHKMPRWVHSVFLDLIPRWLFMRRPVPSGRCRRLLLLQRQAALDRCQSRVLHRGCLSTSANWLSDGFKVEDPEKTCYEHLELGTLATYFSFRPPSPRPPGSSPPLMKNQTRQDGSLGCGRQQAGSRVSLTQATDVDKAAPDSASLLSPSVLRALQGVHYIADHLRAEDADFSVKEDWKYVAMVIDRIFLWMFIIVCLLGTIGLFLPPWLAGMI; translated from the exons ATGGGACACGGCCACTTGTTCTCCACCGGGACCACCACCCTCTGCTCGCTGCTCCTGTGTCACTCAG TTCTCTGCTTCGACAAGACTCACTCACATGCTGAGGATGACCTCTTCAAGAGGTTATTTGCTGGTTACAACAAGTGGTCCCGACCAGTGCCCAACATCTCTGACGTGGTTATTGTCAAGTTCGGCCTCTCCATTGCTCAACTGATCGACGTG GATGAGAAGAACCAAATGATGACAACCAACGTGTGGCTCAAGCAG GAGTGGAATGACTACAAGCTTCGCTGGACACCCTCCGAGTACGATAACGTCACGTCCATCCGGGTGCCATCTGAACTCATCTGGGTCCCCGACATTGTCCTCTACAACAA CGCCGACGGGGAGTTTGCCGTCACCCACATGACCAAAGCTCACCTCTTCCACACCGGCAAGATCCGCTGGGTCCCCCCGGCCATCTACAAGAGCTCCTGCAGCATCGACGTGACCTTCTTCCCATTCGATCAGCAGAACTGCAAAATGAAGTTCGGCTCTTGGACGTACGACAAGGCCAAGATCGACCTGGAGAAGATCGAGAACAcggtggacttgaacaactactgGGAGAGCGGGGAGTGGGCCATCATCAATGCAGTGGGGACATACAACACTAAGAAGTACGACTGCTGCCATGAGATCTACCCGGACATCACCTACTTCTTCATCATCCGCAGGCTTCCTTTGTTTTACACCATCAACCTCATCATTCCGTGTCTGCTCATCTCCTGCCTCACCGTTTTGGTCTTTTACCTGCCGTCCGACTGCGGCGAGAAGATCACGCTGTGCATCTCGGTGCTGCTGTCCCTCACCGTCTTCCTGCTCCTCATCACCGAGATCATCCCCTCCACGTCGCTCGTCATCCCGCTCATCGGCGAGTACCTCCTCTTCACCATGATCTTCGTCACTCTCTCCATCGTCATCACCGTCTTCGTCCTCAATGTGCACCATCGCTCCCCCAGCACCCATAAAATGCCCCGCTGGGTCCACTCCGTCTTCTTGGACCTCATCCCTCGCTGGCTGTTCATGAGGCGGCCGGTGCCCAGCGGTCGGTGTCGCAGGCTGCTGTTGCTCCAGCGCCAGGCCGCTCTGGACCGATGCCAGAGTCGGGTCCTCCACAGAGGCTGCCTCAGCACCTCCGCGAACTGGCTGAGCGATGGCTTCAAAGTTGAGGACCCTGAGAAGACTTGCTACGAACATTTAGAGCTGGGAACTCTAGCGACCTACTTTTCCTTCAGACCTCCGTCCCCCAGACCTCCAGGGTCTTCGCCGCCGCTGATGAAGAACCAGACCCGACAAGACGGCTCTCTAGGGTGTGGCAGGCAGCAGGCCGGATCCAGGGTCAGTCTCACTCAGGCCACTGATGTCGACAAGGCAGCGCCTGACTCAGCCAGCCTGCTGTCGCCAAGTGTTCTTCGGGCGCTGCAAGGAGTTCACTACATTGCAGACCACCTGAGGGCCGAGGACGCTGACTTCAGT GTGAAAGAAGATTGGAAATACGTTGCCATGGTAATCGACCGGATCTTCCTATGGATGTTTATTATCGTGTGTTTGCTCGGAACCATTGGGCTCTTCCTGCCACCCTGGCTCGCTGGCATGATCTAA
- the si:ch211-142k18.1 gene encoding uncharacterized protein si:ch211-142k18.1, whose amino-acid sequence MPSLWILFIFSWLTAATPALSQSGDGAWGSGMAEDNETSPVTAGDEPQRTGSSIWTAAATPSPTLIHHPHPQNKCSLHFSTCGTTARSLGEQSEEMAHLRALQNGNSEVMENLVQVVGEELGDRRYEDVIKENIVGAQEEQKSCQEVLEKAEEDLKKQLEGEVLDTLAGMHKIKEESSSIEEMIRAAADIAARLESSSQQLHASFTKPLRDSVKIHG is encoded by the exons ATGCCGTCTCTGTGGATACTCTTTATATTTTCCTGGCTCACTGCAGCGACCCCAGCACTCAGCCAGAGTGGAGATGGGGCCTGGGGCTCTGGCATGGCTGAGGACAATGAGACATCTCCGGTGACAGCAGGAGATGAACCTCAGCGAACTGGCAGCAGCATCTGGACAGCAGCGGCGACGCCGTCCCCTACACTGATCCACCACCCTCACCCTCAGAACAAGTGCTCACTTCACTTCAGCACATGCGGCACCACGGCTCGGAGCCTCggggagcagagtgaagagatGGCCCACCTGCGGGCCCTTCAGAACGGCAACTCTGAGGTGATGGAGAACCTGGTGCAGGTGGTGGGGGAAGAGCTGGGAGATCGACGCTACGAGGACGTGATCAAGGAAAACATCGTCGGCGCCCAGGAAGAGCAGAAGAGCTGTCAAGAGGTTCTGGAGAAGGCTGAGGAGGATctgaagaagcagctggaggGAGAGGTGCTGGACACCCTTGCTGGCATGCACAA AATCAAAGAAGAGTCGTCCTCCATCGAAGAGATGATCCGTGCTGCAGCAGACATCGCCGCTCGTCTGGAGAGCTCATCGCAGCAGCTGCACGCGTCGTTCACAAAACCCCTCAGAGACTCCGTCAAAATACACGGCTGA